One Rhodospirillales bacterium genomic window carries:
- the merF gene encoding mercury resistance system transport protein MerF produces MTPKKLICSGSTGACVSAVCCLTPALTLLLGGTAFGTWLGFSDYVLIPAFVMFSTLTIIGVTRLRRNKRA; encoded by the coding sequence ATGACCCCAAAGAAATTAATCTGCTCAGGCAGTACAGGCGCATGCGTCAGCGCCGTATGTTGCCTGACCCCCGCTCTCACCTTGCTGCTTGGCGGAACCGCCTTTGGCACCTGGCTTGGCTTTTCGGATTACGTTCTAATCCCGGCCTTTGTTATGTTCTCAACCCTCACCATCATTGGGGTTACCCGCCTGCGGCGTAACAAGAGAGCCTGA
- a CDS encoding O-antigen ligase family protein, whose translation MPGSTPSREKWLVAVAFVAPLASLYAAKGLIWLVLGLALSLIWMERKEQPQFPGFPKGFAIFLVGVLAWGAASIIWSIAPDRTLGKGIDLFAVLSGILVLFSVHRRLDSGGQKAVGMALAMGIGIACLIVLGERVSDGFLIKQVRNPVGLSTEELFSNFNRGLAVMAVLLWPALMALENQGRRLLAIGLAGLVLVTLWSLYGMAFSLALTLGVIAFVLSAVTPRPMTKLLGGIAAIWVMMAPIAMDRVLTHIDPASMVSDHSNVSVVHRLYIWKFATEKIMERPLLGHGLGAARAVPGGQDLVALTLEDVPAKGTLISLHTHNGPLQLWLELGFPGAALGAVGIFLLFSLAAKMNYAIARGLMVAQISTAFVIYNLSFGIWQAWWLVVLALGAFYMALFTDDAARA comes from the coding sequence GTGCCCGGGTCAACACCATCGCGCGAAAAATGGCTGGTCGCTGTCGCATTTGTAGCACCCTTGGCCAGCCTTTATGCCGCCAAGGGACTGATCTGGCTGGTTCTGGGTTTGGCGCTCTCTCTGATCTGGATGGAGCGGAAAGAACAGCCTCAATTTCCCGGGTTTCCCAAGGGTTTTGCGATTTTTCTGGTGGGGGTTCTGGCCTGGGGGGCGGCAAGCATCATTTGGTCCATCGCACCGGATCGAACCCTGGGCAAGGGAATTGATCTTTTCGCCGTTTTGTCTGGAATTCTGGTTCTTTTTTCCGTTCATCGCCGCCTGGATTCGGGTGGGCAAAAGGCAGTGGGCATGGCGCTTGCCATGGGCATTGGGATTGCCTGTTTGATCGTCCTTGGCGAACGTGTGAGCGACGGGTTTTTGATCAAACAGGTACGAAACCCCGTGGGATTAAGTACGGAAGAACTGTTTTCTAATTTCAATCGAGGGCTTGCCGTCATGGCGGTCCTGCTGTGGCCAGCACTGATGGCGTTGGAAAATCAGGGGCGGCGACTTCTGGCGATTGGTTTGGCAGGGCTGGTTTTGGTGACGCTCTGGTCGTTGTATGGCATGGCTTTTTCGCTGGCGTTGACCCTCGGTGTCATCGCATTTGTCTTATCCGCCGTCACCCCCCGGCCCATGACCAAGCTTTTGGGGGGCATTGCGGCGATTTGGGTGATGATGGCGCCAATCGCAATGGACCGGGTGTTGACCCACATTGATCCCGCAAGCATGGTCAGTGACCATTCCAATGTTTCAGTTGTTCACCGGCTATACATTTGGAAATTTGCCACAGAAAAGATCATGGAACGCCCCCTGCTTGGGCATGGTTTGGGGGCTGCCCGGGCCGTGCCGGGGGGTCAGGATCTGGTCGCATTGACCCTTGAGGATGTGCCGGCGAAAGGCACTCTGATCTCCTTGCATACCCATAATGGCCCGTTGCAGTTGTGGCTTGAACTCGGGTTTCCAGGCGCTGCGTTGGGGGCGGTGGGAATATTTCTATTATTTTCATTGGCCGCAAAAATGAATTATGCGATTGCGCGGGGATTGATGGTAGCTCAGATATCAACAGCATTTGTCATTTATAATCTGTCATTTGGCATCTGGCAGGCATGGTGGCTGGTGGTGTTGGCGTTGGGGGCATTTTATATGGCGCTGTTTACCGATGATGCGGCGCGCGCCTAA